One genomic region from Streptomyces venezuelae encodes:
- a CDS encoding substrate-binding domain-containing protein, with product MRESAAERHDRLLALVRERGTARVAELAERLGVSPVTARRDVEALAARGLLDRVHGQVSWPGGQGAPGAGRPGEGLVLGLLAPSATYYFAEVIRGAHEAAARAGARLVLRVSDYRPEEDRARTEGLLAAGAEGVLVAPGWRGPEDRLAYGDWLAELPVPAVLLERRAEPGSPLDGLDRVVSDHGHGVLLALRHLIGLGRATPLLVARGDSPTALAVRAGYAEALRTLGLEEPRPVIESVPAEADPEGFERAVRALYEAVRSGLAGAALVHNDVDAIEIVQRLAELGVRVPQDLALIAYDDEVAALADTPLTAVAPPKRQVGRYAAELLVERLTESAAGAEGDTGSGEEAPRRHLSLLPRLRVRDSCGVRPSLSV from the coding sequence GTGCGCGAGAGTGCCGCCGAACGACACGACCGACTGCTGGCCCTGGTCCGCGAGCGCGGCACCGCCCGTGTCGCCGAACTGGCCGAGCGGCTCGGGGTCTCCCCCGTCACCGCCCGCCGGGACGTCGAGGCGCTGGCCGCACGGGGCCTGCTCGACCGGGTGCACGGCCAGGTGTCGTGGCCCGGCGGCCAGGGCGCCCCGGGCGCGGGACGGCCCGGCGAGGGCCTGGTCCTCGGTCTGCTCGCGCCCTCCGCCACGTACTACTTCGCCGAGGTCATCCGGGGTGCGCACGAGGCGGCGGCCCGGGCCGGCGCCCGGCTGGTGCTGCGCGTGTCGGACTACCGGCCGGAGGAGGACCGCGCCCGCACGGAGGGCCTGCTCGCGGCGGGCGCGGAGGGCGTCCTGGTCGCACCCGGCTGGCGCGGGCCCGAGGACCGGCTCGCCTACGGGGACTGGCTGGCCGAACTCCCCGTGCCGGCCGTGCTCCTGGAGCGCAGGGCCGAGCCCGGCAGTCCGCTCGACGGCCTGGACCGGGTCGTCTCCGACCACGGCCACGGCGTCCTGCTCGCCCTGCGCCACCTGATCGGACTCGGCCGCGCGACGCCGCTGCTGGTGGCCCGCGGGGACTCCCCGACCGCGCTCGCGGTGCGCGCCGGGTACGCCGAGGCGCTGCGGACGCTGGGCCTTGAGGAGCCCCGGCCGGTCATCGAGTCCGTACCTGCCGAGGCGGACCCGGAGGGCTTCGAGCGGGCCGTGCGGGCGCTGTACGAGGCGGTCCGCTCGGGTCTCGCGGGCGCGGCGCTCGTCCACAACGACGTGGACGCGATCGAGATCGTGCAGCGCCTGGCCGAGCTGGGCGTACGGGTGCCGCAGGACCTGGCCCTGATCGCGTACGACGACGAGGTCGCGGCCCTCGCCGACACCCCGCTGACGGCGGTCGCCCCGCCCAAGCGGCAGGTGGGGCGGTATGCGGCGGAGCTGCTCGTGGAGCGGCTCACCGAGAGCGCGGCGGGCGCCGAGGGGGACACGGGGTCCGGCGAGGAGGCACCGCGGCGGCATCTGAGCCTGCTGCCGAGGCTGCGGGTGCGGGACTCGTGCGGGGTGCGCCCCTCCCTCTCCGTCTGA
- a CDS encoding hydroxyacid dehydrogenase gives MHPATDNRPALLLAMGPDTADRLLTDAHRQRLATLTRTDPHLVAHDLTAPDARTAAALAEAELLLTGWGATPLTTEVLDRAPRLRAVVHAAGSVKHHITDACWDRGLRVTTAAAANALPVAEYTLAAILFAGKQVLRSAQRYAELRTDHAWLTESAAWGNHRRTIGLVGASRIGRRVIELLRPFDFEILLYDPYVTDPPPGVELTGLDDLCARSTVVSVHAPQLPSTYRMIGTAQLAAMPDGTTLINTARGSLIDETALLPHLLSGRLHAILDVTDPELPPVESPLWTLPNVLLTPHVAGSLGNELHRMADQAIEEVTRYVHGEPFAEEVRASDLQRSA, from the coding sequence ATGCACCCCGCCACTGACAACCGCCCCGCCCTCCTCCTCGCGATGGGCCCCGACACCGCGGACCGCCTGCTCACCGACGCCCACCGGCAGCGCCTCGCGACACTCACCCGCACCGACCCGCACCTCGTCGCCCACGACCTCACCGCCCCGGACGCGCGGACCGCCGCCGCCCTCGCCGAGGCCGAACTCCTCCTCACCGGCTGGGGCGCCACCCCCCTCACCACCGAGGTCCTCGACCGCGCCCCCCGCCTGCGGGCCGTCGTCCACGCCGCCGGCTCCGTCAAGCACCACATCACCGACGCCTGCTGGGACCGCGGCCTGCGCGTCACCACCGCCGCCGCCGCGAACGCGCTGCCCGTCGCCGAGTACACCCTCGCCGCGATCCTCTTCGCCGGAAAGCAGGTCCTGCGCTCCGCCCAGCGCTACGCCGAACTCCGCACCGACCACGCCTGGCTCACCGAATCCGCGGCCTGGGGCAACCACCGCCGCACGATCGGCCTCGTCGGCGCCTCCCGCATCGGCCGCCGGGTCATCGAGCTCCTCCGCCCCTTCGACTTCGAGATCCTCCTCTACGACCCGTACGTGACGGACCCGCCGCCCGGCGTGGAGCTGACCGGTCTCGACGACCTGTGCGCCCGCAGCACGGTGGTCTCGGTCCACGCACCCCAACTCCCGTCCACGTACCGCATGATCGGCACCGCCCAGCTCGCGGCGATGCCCGACGGCACCACCCTGATCAACACGGCCCGCGGCTCCCTGATCGACGAGACGGCCCTCCTCCCCCACCTCCTCTCGGGCCGCCTCCACGCGATCCTGGACGTGACGGACCCGGAACTCCCGCCCGTCGAATCGCCGTTGTGGACGCTCCCCAACGTCCTCCTCACCCCCCACGTCGCCGGCTCCCTCGGCAACGAACTCCACCGCATGGCGGACCAGGCGATCGAGGAGGTGACGCGGTACGTCCACGGCGAACCCTTCGCGGAGGAGGTACGGGCGTCAGACCTCCAGCGCTCGGCGTAG
- a CDS encoding carbohydrate ABC transporter permease: MSKPRTANVWLSKAAVNGALVLAVVYMLFPLVWLLTAATKDAGGLLAGNAFSFDGFDLDGNLSRLAEYNDGIYFHWYANSLLYAGFGALACSFVSVAAGYAFHVYDFRGKEKLFGVVLLGVLVPTTALALPMYLLASEVGVVNTYWAVLIPVLVNPFGVYLSRVFCAGYIPDEALEAARIDGAGELRAFWSIGLRMVMPGFVTVFLFQFTAIWNNFFLPLVMLSDQKLYPLSLGLYAWNSNAHAEPDFYPLVVTGSLLAVVPLVVAFVSLQRHWKAGLTAGSVK, from the coding sequence ATGAGCAAGCCCCGTACCGCCAACGTCTGGCTGTCCAAGGCCGCCGTCAACGGCGCCCTCGTCCTCGCCGTCGTCTACATGCTCTTCCCCCTCGTCTGGCTGCTGACCGCCGCCACCAAGGACGCCGGCGGCCTCCTCGCCGGAAACGCCTTCTCCTTCGACGGCTTCGACCTCGACGGCAACCTCTCCCGGCTCGCCGAGTACAACGACGGCATCTACTTCCACTGGTACGCGAACAGCCTGCTCTACGCCGGATTCGGCGCCCTCGCCTGCTCCTTCGTCAGCGTCGCCGCCGGATACGCCTTCCACGTCTACGACTTCCGGGGCAAGGAGAAGCTCTTCGGCGTCGTCCTCCTGGGCGTGCTCGTCCCCACCACCGCGCTCGCCCTGCCGATGTACCTCCTCGCCAGCGAGGTCGGCGTCGTCAACACCTACTGGGCCGTCCTGATCCCCGTCCTCGTCAACCCCTTCGGCGTCTACCTCTCCCGGGTCTTCTGCGCGGGCTACATCCCCGACGAGGCCCTGGAGGCCGCCCGGATCGACGGGGCCGGCGAACTGCGCGCCTTCTGGTCCATCGGTCTGCGCATGGTCATGCCCGGCTTCGTGACCGTCTTCCTCTTCCAGTTCACCGCCATCTGGAACAACTTCTTCCTCCCCCTGGTGATGCTCTCCGACCAGAAGCTCTACCCCCTGAGCCTCGGCCTGTACGCGTGGAACAGCAACGCCCACGCGGAACCCGACTTCTACCCCCTCGTCGTCACCGGATCCCTGCTCGCCGTCGTCCCCCTCGTCGTCGCCTTCGTCTCCCTCCAGCGCCACTGGAAGGCGGGTCTGACCGCCGGCAGCGTCAAGTGA
- a CDS encoding ABC transporter substrate-binding protein, translating into MSLSRSRTSCVIVGTATALAVLTACGGSGEDSANKPTGPVTITFWGWAKGSKDVVDAFNSSHTDIQVKFEEIPSGTAGGYAKISNAVKAGNAPDLVSIEYSSLPEFVSSGALQDIGDQFTEADRAKLLPQSVELTTLGGKSWAVPFDAAPQAFFYRKDLFAKYKVQAPATWDEFRKAAAQVKKADAKARIATFFPDDPTTFEAMAWQAGAQWFKAENDTWKIDTTDAATTKVAAYWQGLLDDGLVHKNASFSPEWTGSLKNGTTIGYLGASWGAGVLKGTLPEQSGKWAVAPMPSWDGKPASGMLGGTSFAVTKDSKQKAAAVTFAEWMSTTEEGVKARIASGTSSAFPAAAALRPVAKKAFDASYYGGQDIYALFEASGASINPNWAWGPTTGTTNTTIKDHFGKITQGGPGIEEAVKAGHDATVAELTKRGLKVEG; encoded by the coding sequence GTGAGCCTCAGTCGGAGCAGAACGTCCTGTGTCATAGTCGGCACCGCCACCGCCCTCGCCGTTCTCACGGCCTGCGGCGGCAGCGGTGAAGACTCCGCGAACAAGCCCACCGGGCCCGTGACCATCACCTTCTGGGGCTGGGCCAAGGGCTCCAAGGACGTCGTGGACGCCTTCAACTCCTCCCACACCGACATCCAGGTGAAGTTCGAGGAGATCCCCTCCGGCACCGCCGGCGGCTACGCCAAGATCTCCAACGCCGTGAAGGCGGGCAACGCCCCCGACCTGGTCTCCATCGAGTACTCCTCGCTCCCCGAGTTCGTGAGCTCCGGAGCCCTCCAGGACATCGGCGACCAGTTCACCGAGGCCGACCGGGCCAAGCTGCTCCCGCAGTCCGTCGAGCTCACCACCCTCGGCGGCAAGTCCTGGGCCGTCCCCTTCGACGCCGCCCCGCAGGCCTTCTTCTACCGCAAGGACCTCTTCGCCAAGTACAAGGTCCAGGCCCCGGCCACCTGGGACGAGTTCAGGAAGGCCGCCGCGCAGGTCAAGAAGGCCGACGCCAAGGCCCGTATCGCCACCTTCTTCCCCGACGACCCGACCACCTTCGAGGCGATGGCCTGGCAGGCCGGCGCCCAGTGGTTCAAGGCCGAGAACGACACCTGGAAGATCGACACGACCGACGCCGCCACCACGAAGGTCGCCGCCTACTGGCAGGGCCTCCTCGACGACGGTCTCGTCCACAAGAACGCCTCCTTCAGCCCCGAGTGGACCGGCTCCCTCAAGAACGGCACCACCATCGGCTACCTCGGCGCCTCCTGGGGCGCCGGCGTCCTCAAGGGCACCCTGCCCGAGCAGAGCGGCAAGTGGGCCGTGGCGCCCATGCCCAGCTGGGACGGCAAGCCCGCCAGCGGCATGCTCGGCGGCACCTCCTTCGCCGTCACCAAGGACAGCAAGCAGAAGGCCGCGGCCGTCACCTTCGCCGAGTGGATGTCCACCACCGAGGAGGGTGTGAAGGCCCGCATCGCCTCCGGCACCTCCTCCGCCTTCCCCGCCGCCGCGGCCCTGCGCCCCGTCGCCAAGAAGGCCTTCGACGCGAGCTATTACGGCGGCCAGGACATCTACGCCCTCTTCGAGGCCTCCGGCGCCTCCATCAACCCCAACTGGGCCTGGGGCCCGACCACCGGCACCACCAACACCACGATCAAGGACCACTTCGGCAAGATCACCCAGGGCGGCCCGGGCATCGAGGAGGCCGTCAAGGCCGGGCACGACGCCACCGTCGCCGAACTCACCAAGCGCGGCCTGAAGGTCGAGGGCTGA
- a CDS encoding carbohydrate ABC transporter permease has product MKARTRAAAILLTPFFVLFTAVMVVPIGYAVWLSLFTEKQSGLGFGGTETVFTGLDNYTAALGDRAFREGFGVLLGYCLFYIPLLLVGALGLALLLDSALARARRFFQLALFLPHAVPGIIAALIWVYLYTPQLSPVVKAMEAGGIGFDFFSPEGALPSIVNIALWEWLGYNMVIFYAALQAIDRSVLEAATVDGAGAWRIAFSVKVPLVKASLAMVGLFTVIGSLQLFTEPLILNKGTGSAVTSTWTPNMYAYTAAFDRNDYGLAAAASVLLALTAALLSFAVTRLTGRKGKRA; this is encoded by the coding sequence ATGAAGGCCCGCACCCGCGCCGCCGCGATCCTGCTGACCCCCTTCTTCGTCCTCTTCACCGCGGTGATGGTGGTGCCGATCGGCTACGCGGTCTGGCTCAGCCTCTTCACCGAGAAGCAGTCCGGACTGGGCTTCGGCGGCACCGAGACCGTCTTCACCGGCCTCGACAACTACACGGCGGCGCTGGGTGACCGGGCCTTCCGCGAGGGCTTCGGCGTCCTGCTCGGATACTGCCTGTTCTACATCCCGCTGCTGCTCGTCGGAGCCCTCGGCCTCGCCCTCCTCCTCGACTCGGCCCTCGCCCGCGCCCGCCGCTTCTTCCAGCTCGCGCTCTTCCTGCCGCACGCCGTCCCCGGCATCATCGCCGCCCTGATCTGGGTCTACCTCTACACACCCCAGCTCAGCCCGGTCGTCAAGGCGATGGAGGCGGGAGGCATCGGCTTCGACTTCTTCTCCCCCGAAGGCGCGCTGCCCTCCATCGTCAACATCGCCCTGTGGGAGTGGCTCGGCTACAACATGGTCATCTTCTACGCGGCCCTCCAGGCCATCGACCGCTCCGTCCTCGAAGCGGCCACCGTCGACGGGGCCGGCGCCTGGCGCATCGCCTTCTCCGTCAAGGTCCCGCTGGTCAAGGCCTCGCTCGCGATGGTCGGCCTCTTCACGGTCATCGGCTCCCTCCAGCTCTTCACCGAGCCGCTGATCCTCAACAAGGGCACCGGCTCCGCCGTCACCTCCACCTGGACGCCGAACATGTACGCCTACACCGCGGCCTTCGACCGCAACGACTACGGCCTCGCCGCCGCGGCCTCCGTACTCCTCGCCCTGACGGCCGCGCTGCTCTCCTTCGCGGTGACGCGCCTGACCGGCCGGAAGGGGAAGAGGGCATGA